A genomic segment from Nicotiana sylvestris chromosome 1, ASM39365v2, whole genome shotgun sequence encodes:
- the LOC104227678 gene encoding putative late blight resistance protein homolog R1B-16 isoform X1: MGIKKKRYFIRFNLNITRQLFANRSNIVIFISSSRRETKLIDMESIQGGERSLAQATASTKHSLPSMEEEVVGFEDDAKSIIQQLTGGTKELDIISIVGMPGLGKTTLARKVFNYFIDNRHFDVRAWCSISKEYSSTKVFSEILKQVVGSMNGIIDEDIPHELRKSLMRKRYLIVLDDIWEVKAWEELRLSFPHGEDGSRVVVTTRDEQVVRQLKLHSDPYFLRFLTVDESWELLQKKVFQGEICPQELLEAGLRVAKNCKGLPLVIVLIAGIISKKRQASLWFKVANELSSHALEDQSMKIIESSYDHLEDQLKACLLYMGLFPEDYNFPVYILLKLWMAENFVQNSDTDNLEEAYTNFLNDLASKSLVMVSKRRDNGEIKYCTLHDVVREFCLRKLAKEKYMQVIIPYNPDQSLGAKEPRLCMYVHDDLAKQLMEHEYSLNKIPTLAELSEVGSLEFIAHPKLCKWDLSLTNHVLLLDCIRLIRVLDLSKVYLNVGYWARAMQAVTHLRYLAIWTEKFDFRWVSHLLDLQTLRVGWRPKSLGRKISPAGLWKMQKLRHVDIKEIEFKWEENDRAIFEESSQTVLPNLKSFGKCCIYLADMTPEFWWRFPNIEQLKLHIVEPILPILQLNLGELPLQSLEVGFSEDVPHVRIGRGSCIVFPSNLKDLSIHRIVLTEKVVSNIARLQNLERLKLRRIHFKDEDIKCWDVGDYKFPALKYLNLKVVYMTEWRSSEASFPVLEKLVIRRCEKLQEIPSSFADIQTLKLIRLTGCMKSVEDSALNIKKEVEDITGCDSLQVQVDFKNMPHGRKDNDLRIFKIVVY; encoded by the coding sequence ATGGGAATCAAGAAGAAAAGGTACTTCATAAGATTTAATTTGAACATTACGCGACAACTCTTTGCCAATCGATCTAACATAGTAATATTTATTTCTAGCAGCCGAAGAGAGACAAAGCTAATTGACATGGAGAGCATTCAGGGTGGTGAAAGATCTCTTGCTCAGGCAACTGCTTCTACCAAACATAGTCTTCCATCAATGGAAGAGGAAGTCGTTGGTTTTGAGGATGATGCAAAAAGCATAATTCAACAATTGACCGGAGGAACAAAGGAACTAGATATTATCTCGATTGTTGGAATGCCAGGACTCGGCAAAACCACTTTGGCTAGAAAGgtgtttaattattttattgatAATAGACACTTTGACGTTAGAGCATGGTGCTCTATTTCAAAAGAATATAGCTCGACGAAGGTGTTCTCTGAGATTCTTAAACAAGTTGTAGGCAGCATGAATGGTATAATAGATGAAGACATACCTCACGAGTTGCGAAAGAGTCTAATGCGCAAGAGATACCTCATCGTGTTAGACGATATATGGGAAGTTAAGGCATGGGAAGAGTTGCGATTATCTTTCCCACATGGTGAAGATGGAAGCAGAGTAGTGGTAACAACTCGAGATGAACAAGTGGTTAGGCAGCTTAAGCTCCACAGCGATCCATATTTTCTTCGATTTCTCACAGTGGATGAGAGCTGGGAATTACTCCAGAAGAAAGTTTTTCAAGGAGAAATCTGTCCACAAGAATTACTCGAAGCAGGATTGCGAGTTGCCAAAAACTGTAAAGGATTACCACTTGTGATTGTCTTGATTGCTGGGATTATTTCAAAGAAAAGGCAAGCCTCATTGTGGTTTAAGGTCGCAAATGAATTAAGTTCCCATGCTTTAGAAGATCAAAGCATGAAGATAATAGAATCAAGTTACGACCATCTGGAAGATCAATTAAAGGCTTGCCTTCTTTACATGGGATTGTTTCCAGAAGATTACAATTTTCCAGTTTATATTTTACTAAAGTTGTGGATGGCTGAAAATTTTGTACAGAATTCGGACACAGATAACTTGGAGGAAGCATATACAAATTTCTTGAATGATCTAGCGAGCAAAAGCCTTGTAATGGTTTCTAAAAGGAGAGACAATGGTGAGATAAAGTACTGCACTCTTCATGATGTAGTGCGTGAGTTTTGCTTGAGAAAACTTGCAAAAGAAAAGTATATGCAGGTCATAATCCCATATAATCCAGACCAATCTTTAGGTGCAAAGGAACCTCGATTATGTATGTATGTTCATGACGATCTGGCCAAGCAGTTGATGGAGCATGAATATTCATTGAATAAAATTCCAACGTTGGCGGAGTTGAGTGAAGTAGGATCTCTTGAGTTCATTGCTCATCCAAAACTCTGTAAATGGGACCTGAGTTTGACAAATCATGTCCTTTTACTTGATTGCATTAGACTTATTCGGGTGTTGGATTTGTCGAAGGTCTACTTGAATGTAGGTTATTGGGCTAGGGCAATGCAAGCAGTAACTCACTTGAGGTATCTTGCAATATGGACCGAAAAATTTGATTTCCGGTGGGTATCACACTTACTCGATCTACAAACTTTGCGGGTGGGGTGGCGGCCTAAGTCATTAGGACGTAAGATATCCCCTGCTGGTCTTTGGAAAATGCAGAAGCTAAGGCATGTGGATATCAAGGAAATTGAATTCAAATGGGAAGAGAATGATCGAGCAATTTTCGAAGAATCTTCACAAACTGTGTTACCGAACTTGAAGTCTTTCGGGAAATGCTGTATATATTTGGCTGATATGACTCCGGAGTTCTGGTGGAGATTTCCAAATATTGAACAACTCAAGCTCCACATTGTTGAACCGATTTTACCTATTTTACAACTGAATCTTGGAGAACTCCCACTTCAATCTCTCGAAGTGGGCTTCTCAGAAGACGTGCCTCACGTAAGAATCGGAAGGGGCAGCTGTATTGTTTTCCCCTCAAATCTAAAGGATTTGTCCATTCATAGAATTGTCCTAACAGAAAAAGTTGTTTCAAATATTGCAAGACTGCAAAATCTTGAGAGACTCAAACTACGTAGAATACACTTCAAGGATGAAGATATCAAATGTTGGGATGTAGGTGATTACAAGTTCCCAGCACTCAAATATTTGAACTTAAAAGTTGTTTATATGACCGAATGGCGCTCCTCAGAGGCATCCTTCCCCGTGCTAGAGAAACTGGTTATACGTCGTTGTGAGAAGCTTCAAGAGATCCCGTCTAGCTTCGCAGATATCCAAACACTGAAGTTGATCAGATTGACGGGCTGCATGAAGTCAGTTGAGGATTCAGCTCTCAACATTAAAAAAGAAGTAGAAGATATCACAGGATGTGACTCTCTCCAAGTTCAAGTTGATTTTAAAAATATGCCTCATGGAAGAAAAGATAACGATTTACGAATATTTAAAATTGttgtttattaa
- the LOC104227678 gene encoding putative late blight resistance protein homolog R1B-16 isoform X2 — MGIKKKSSRRETKLIDMESIQGGERSLAQATASTKHSLPSMEEEVVGFEDDAKSIIQQLTGGTKELDIISIVGMPGLGKTTLARKVFNYFIDNRHFDVRAWCSISKEYSSTKVFSEILKQVVGSMNGIIDEDIPHELRKSLMRKRYLIVLDDIWEVKAWEELRLSFPHGEDGSRVVVTTRDEQVVRQLKLHSDPYFLRFLTVDESWELLQKKVFQGEICPQELLEAGLRVAKNCKGLPLVIVLIAGIISKKRQASLWFKVANELSSHALEDQSMKIIESSYDHLEDQLKACLLYMGLFPEDYNFPVYILLKLWMAENFVQNSDTDNLEEAYTNFLNDLASKSLVMVSKRRDNGEIKYCTLHDVVREFCLRKLAKEKYMQVIIPYNPDQSLGAKEPRLCMYVHDDLAKQLMEHEYSLNKIPTLAELSEVGSLEFIAHPKLCKWDLSLTNHVLLLDCIRLIRVLDLSKVYLNVGYWARAMQAVTHLRYLAIWTEKFDFRWVSHLLDLQTLRVGWRPKSLGRKISPAGLWKMQKLRHVDIKEIEFKWEENDRAIFEESSQTVLPNLKSFGKCCIYLADMTPEFWWRFPNIEQLKLHIVEPILPILQLNLGELPLQSLEVGFSEDVPHVRIGRGSCIVFPSNLKDLSIHRIVLTEKVVSNIARLQNLERLKLRRIHFKDEDIKCWDVGDYKFPALKYLNLKVVYMTEWRSSEASFPVLEKLVIRRCEKLQEIPSSFADIQTLKLIRLTGCMKSVEDSALNIKKEVEDITGCDSLQVQVDFKNMPHGRKDNDLRIFKIVVY, encoded by the exons ATGGGAATCAAGAAGAAAAG CAGCCGAAGAGAGACAAAGCTAATTGACATGGAGAGCATTCAGGGTGGTGAAAGATCTCTTGCTCAGGCAACTGCTTCTACCAAACATAGTCTTCCATCAATGGAAGAGGAAGTCGTTGGTTTTGAGGATGATGCAAAAAGCATAATTCAACAATTGACCGGAGGAACAAAGGAACTAGATATTATCTCGATTGTTGGAATGCCAGGACTCGGCAAAACCACTTTGGCTAGAAAGgtgtttaattattttattgatAATAGACACTTTGACGTTAGAGCATGGTGCTCTATTTCAAAAGAATATAGCTCGACGAAGGTGTTCTCTGAGATTCTTAAACAAGTTGTAGGCAGCATGAATGGTATAATAGATGAAGACATACCTCACGAGTTGCGAAAGAGTCTAATGCGCAAGAGATACCTCATCGTGTTAGACGATATATGGGAAGTTAAGGCATGGGAAGAGTTGCGATTATCTTTCCCACATGGTGAAGATGGAAGCAGAGTAGTGGTAACAACTCGAGATGAACAAGTGGTTAGGCAGCTTAAGCTCCACAGCGATCCATATTTTCTTCGATTTCTCACAGTGGATGAGAGCTGGGAATTACTCCAGAAGAAAGTTTTTCAAGGAGAAATCTGTCCACAAGAATTACTCGAAGCAGGATTGCGAGTTGCCAAAAACTGTAAAGGATTACCACTTGTGATTGTCTTGATTGCTGGGATTATTTCAAAGAAAAGGCAAGCCTCATTGTGGTTTAAGGTCGCAAATGAATTAAGTTCCCATGCTTTAGAAGATCAAAGCATGAAGATAATAGAATCAAGTTACGACCATCTGGAAGATCAATTAAAGGCTTGCCTTCTTTACATGGGATTGTTTCCAGAAGATTACAATTTTCCAGTTTATATTTTACTAAAGTTGTGGATGGCTGAAAATTTTGTACAGAATTCGGACACAGATAACTTGGAGGAAGCATATACAAATTTCTTGAATGATCTAGCGAGCAAAAGCCTTGTAATGGTTTCTAAAAGGAGAGACAATGGTGAGATAAAGTACTGCACTCTTCATGATGTAGTGCGTGAGTTTTGCTTGAGAAAACTTGCAAAAGAAAAGTATATGCAGGTCATAATCCCATATAATCCAGACCAATCTTTAGGTGCAAAGGAACCTCGATTATGTATGTATGTTCATGACGATCTGGCCAAGCAGTTGATGGAGCATGAATATTCATTGAATAAAATTCCAACGTTGGCGGAGTTGAGTGAAGTAGGATCTCTTGAGTTCATTGCTCATCCAAAACTCTGTAAATGGGACCTGAGTTTGACAAATCATGTCCTTTTACTTGATTGCATTAGACTTATTCGGGTGTTGGATTTGTCGAAGGTCTACTTGAATGTAGGTTATTGGGCTAGGGCAATGCAAGCAGTAACTCACTTGAGGTATCTTGCAATATGGACCGAAAAATTTGATTTCCGGTGGGTATCACACTTACTCGATCTACAAACTTTGCGGGTGGGGTGGCGGCCTAAGTCATTAGGACGTAAGATATCCCCTGCTGGTCTTTGGAAAATGCAGAAGCTAAGGCATGTGGATATCAAGGAAATTGAATTCAAATGGGAAGAGAATGATCGAGCAATTTTCGAAGAATCTTCACAAACTGTGTTACCGAACTTGAAGTCTTTCGGGAAATGCTGTATATATTTGGCTGATATGACTCCGGAGTTCTGGTGGAGATTTCCAAATATTGAACAACTCAAGCTCCACATTGTTGAACCGATTTTACCTATTTTACAACTGAATCTTGGAGAACTCCCACTTCAATCTCTCGAAGTGGGCTTCTCAGAAGACGTGCCTCACGTAAGAATCGGAAGGGGCAGCTGTATTGTTTTCCCCTCAAATCTAAAGGATTTGTCCATTCATAGAATTGTCCTAACAGAAAAAGTTGTTTCAAATATTGCAAGACTGCAAAATCTTGAGAGACTCAAACTACGTAGAATACACTTCAAGGATGAAGATATCAAATGTTGGGATGTAGGTGATTACAAGTTCCCAGCACTCAAATATTTGAACTTAAAAGTTGTTTATATGACCGAATGGCGCTCCTCAGAGGCATCCTTCCCCGTGCTAGAGAAACTGGTTATACGTCGTTGTGAGAAGCTTCAAGAGATCCCGTCTAGCTTCGCAGATATCCAAACACTGAAGTTGATCAGATTGACGGGCTGCATGAAGTCAGTTGAGGATTCAGCTCTCAACATTAAAAAAGAAGTAGAAGATATCACAGGATGTGACTCTCTCCAAGTTCAAGTTGATTTTAAAAATATGCCTCATGGAAGAAAAGATAACGATTTACGAATATTTAAAATTGttgtttattaa
- the LOC104227678 gene encoding putative late blight resistance protein homolog R1B-16 isoform X4, translating to MESIQGGERSLAQATASTKHSLPSMEEEVVGFEDDAKSIIQQLTGGTKELDIISIVGMPGLGKTTLARKVFNYFIDNRHFDVRAWCSISKEYSSTKVFSEILKQVVGSMNGIIDEDIPHELRKSLMRKRYLIVLDDIWEVKAWEELRLSFPHGEDGSRVVVTTRDEQVVRQLKLHSDPYFLRFLTVDESWELLQKKVFQGEICPQELLEAGLRVAKNCKGLPLVIVLIAGIISKKRQASLWFKVANELSSHALEDQSMKIIESSYDHLEDQLKACLLYMGLFPEDYNFPVYILLKLWMAENFVQNSDTDNLEEAYTNFLNDLASKSLVMVSKRRDNGEIKYCTLHDVVREFCLRKLAKEKYMQVIIPYNPDQSLGAKEPRLCMYVHDDLAKQLMEHEYSLNKIPTLAELSEVGSLEFIAHPKLCKWDLSLTNHVLLLDCIRLIRVLDLSKVYLNVGYWARAMQAVTHLRYLAIWTEKFDFRWVSHLLDLQTLRVGWRPKSLGRKISPAGLWKMQKLRHVDIKEIEFKWEENDRAIFEESSQTVLPNLKSFGKCCIYLADMTPEFWWRFPNIEQLKLHIVEPILPILQLNLGELPLQSLEVGFSEDVPHVRIGRGSCIVFPSNLKDLSIHRIVLTEKVVSNIARLQNLERLKLRRIHFKDEDIKCWDVGDYKFPALKYLNLKVVYMTEWRSSEASFPVLEKLVIRRCEKLQEIPSSFADIQTLKLIRLTGCMKSVEDSALNIKKEVEDITGCDSLQVQVDFKNMPHGRKDNDLRIFKIVVY from the coding sequence ATGGAGAGCATTCAGGGTGGTGAAAGATCTCTTGCTCAGGCAACTGCTTCTACCAAACATAGTCTTCCATCAATGGAAGAGGAAGTCGTTGGTTTTGAGGATGATGCAAAAAGCATAATTCAACAATTGACCGGAGGAACAAAGGAACTAGATATTATCTCGATTGTTGGAATGCCAGGACTCGGCAAAACCACTTTGGCTAGAAAGgtgtttaattattttattgatAATAGACACTTTGACGTTAGAGCATGGTGCTCTATTTCAAAAGAATATAGCTCGACGAAGGTGTTCTCTGAGATTCTTAAACAAGTTGTAGGCAGCATGAATGGTATAATAGATGAAGACATACCTCACGAGTTGCGAAAGAGTCTAATGCGCAAGAGATACCTCATCGTGTTAGACGATATATGGGAAGTTAAGGCATGGGAAGAGTTGCGATTATCTTTCCCACATGGTGAAGATGGAAGCAGAGTAGTGGTAACAACTCGAGATGAACAAGTGGTTAGGCAGCTTAAGCTCCACAGCGATCCATATTTTCTTCGATTTCTCACAGTGGATGAGAGCTGGGAATTACTCCAGAAGAAAGTTTTTCAAGGAGAAATCTGTCCACAAGAATTACTCGAAGCAGGATTGCGAGTTGCCAAAAACTGTAAAGGATTACCACTTGTGATTGTCTTGATTGCTGGGATTATTTCAAAGAAAAGGCAAGCCTCATTGTGGTTTAAGGTCGCAAATGAATTAAGTTCCCATGCTTTAGAAGATCAAAGCATGAAGATAATAGAATCAAGTTACGACCATCTGGAAGATCAATTAAAGGCTTGCCTTCTTTACATGGGATTGTTTCCAGAAGATTACAATTTTCCAGTTTATATTTTACTAAAGTTGTGGATGGCTGAAAATTTTGTACAGAATTCGGACACAGATAACTTGGAGGAAGCATATACAAATTTCTTGAATGATCTAGCGAGCAAAAGCCTTGTAATGGTTTCTAAAAGGAGAGACAATGGTGAGATAAAGTACTGCACTCTTCATGATGTAGTGCGTGAGTTTTGCTTGAGAAAACTTGCAAAAGAAAAGTATATGCAGGTCATAATCCCATATAATCCAGACCAATCTTTAGGTGCAAAGGAACCTCGATTATGTATGTATGTTCATGACGATCTGGCCAAGCAGTTGATGGAGCATGAATATTCATTGAATAAAATTCCAACGTTGGCGGAGTTGAGTGAAGTAGGATCTCTTGAGTTCATTGCTCATCCAAAACTCTGTAAATGGGACCTGAGTTTGACAAATCATGTCCTTTTACTTGATTGCATTAGACTTATTCGGGTGTTGGATTTGTCGAAGGTCTACTTGAATGTAGGTTATTGGGCTAGGGCAATGCAAGCAGTAACTCACTTGAGGTATCTTGCAATATGGACCGAAAAATTTGATTTCCGGTGGGTATCACACTTACTCGATCTACAAACTTTGCGGGTGGGGTGGCGGCCTAAGTCATTAGGACGTAAGATATCCCCTGCTGGTCTTTGGAAAATGCAGAAGCTAAGGCATGTGGATATCAAGGAAATTGAATTCAAATGGGAAGAGAATGATCGAGCAATTTTCGAAGAATCTTCACAAACTGTGTTACCGAACTTGAAGTCTTTCGGGAAATGCTGTATATATTTGGCTGATATGACTCCGGAGTTCTGGTGGAGATTTCCAAATATTGAACAACTCAAGCTCCACATTGTTGAACCGATTTTACCTATTTTACAACTGAATCTTGGAGAACTCCCACTTCAATCTCTCGAAGTGGGCTTCTCAGAAGACGTGCCTCACGTAAGAATCGGAAGGGGCAGCTGTATTGTTTTCCCCTCAAATCTAAAGGATTTGTCCATTCATAGAATTGTCCTAACAGAAAAAGTTGTTTCAAATATTGCAAGACTGCAAAATCTTGAGAGACTCAAACTACGTAGAATACACTTCAAGGATGAAGATATCAAATGTTGGGATGTAGGTGATTACAAGTTCCCAGCACTCAAATATTTGAACTTAAAAGTTGTTTATATGACCGAATGGCGCTCCTCAGAGGCATCCTTCCCCGTGCTAGAGAAACTGGTTATACGTCGTTGTGAGAAGCTTCAAGAGATCCCGTCTAGCTTCGCAGATATCCAAACACTGAAGTTGATCAGATTGACGGGCTGCATGAAGTCAGTTGAGGATTCAGCTCTCAACATTAAAAAAGAAGTAGAAGATATCACAGGATGTGACTCTCTCCAAGTTCAAGTTGATTTTAAAAATATGCCTCATGGAAGAAAAGATAACGATTTACGAATATTTAAAATTGttgtttattaa
- the LOC104227678 gene encoding putative late blight resistance protein homolog R1B-16 isoform X3, whose protein sequence is MGIKKKSRRETKLIDMESIQGGERSLAQATASTKHSLPSMEEEVVGFEDDAKSIIQQLTGGTKELDIISIVGMPGLGKTTLARKVFNYFIDNRHFDVRAWCSISKEYSSTKVFSEILKQVVGSMNGIIDEDIPHELRKSLMRKRYLIVLDDIWEVKAWEELRLSFPHGEDGSRVVVTTRDEQVVRQLKLHSDPYFLRFLTVDESWELLQKKVFQGEICPQELLEAGLRVAKNCKGLPLVIVLIAGIISKKRQASLWFKVANELSSHALEDQSMKIIESSYDHLEDQLKACLLYMGLFPEDYNFPVYILLKLWMAENFVQNSDTDNLEEAYTNFLNDLASKSLVMVSKRRDNGEIKYCTLHDVVREFCLRKLAKEKYMQVIIPYNPDQSLGAKEPRLCMYVHDDLAKQLMEHEYSLNKIPTLAELSEVGSLEFIAHPKLCKWDLSLTNHVLLLDCIRLIRVLDLSKVYLNVGYWARAMQAVTHLRYLAIWTEKFDFRWVSHLLDLQTLRVGWRPKSLGRKISPAGLWKMQKLRHVDIKEIEFKWEENDRAIFEESSQTVLPNLKSFGKCCIYLADMTPEFWWRFPNIEQLKLHIVEPILPILQLNLGELPLQSLEVGFSEDVPHVRIGRGSCIVFPSNLKDLSIHRIVLTEKVVSNIARLQNLERLKLRRIHFKDEDIKCWDVGDYKFPALKYLNLKVVYMTEWRSSEASFPVLEKLVIRRCEKLQEIPSSFADIQTLKLIRLTGCMKSVEDSALNIKKEVEDITGCDSLQVQVDFKNMPHGRKDNDLRIFKIVVY, encoded by the exons ATGGGAATCAAGAAGAAAAG CCGAAGAGAGACAAAGCTAATTGACATGGAGAGCATTCAGGGTGGTGAAAGATCTCTTGCTCAGGCAACTGCTTCTACCAAACATAGTCTTCCATCAATGGAAGAGGAAGTCGTTGGTTTTGAGGATGATGCAAAAAGCATAATTCAACAATTGACCGGAGGAACAAAGGAACTAGATATTATCTCGATTGTTGGAATGCCAGGACTCGGCAAAACCACTTTGGCTAGAAAGgtgtttaattattttattgatAATAGACACTTTGACGTTAGAGCATGGTGCTCTATTTCAAAAGAATATAGCTCGACGAAGGTGTTCTCTGAGATTCTTAAACAAGTTGTAGGCAGCATGAATGGTATAATAGATGAAGACATACCTCACGAGTTGCGAAAGAGTCTAATGCGCAAGAGATACCTCATCGTGTTAGACGATATATGGGAAGTTAAGGCATGGGAAGAGTTGCGATTATCTTTCCCACATGGTGAAGATGGAAGCAGAGTAGTGGTAACAACTCGAGATGAACAAGTGGTTAGGCAGCTTAAGCTCCACAGCGATCCATATTTTCTTCGATTTCTCACAGTGGATGAGAGCTGGGAATTACTCCAGAAGAAAGTTTTTCAAGGAGAAATCTGTCCACAAGAATTACTCGAAGCAGGATTGCGAGTTGCCAAAAACTGTAAAGGATTACCACTTGTGATTGTCTTGATTGCTGGGATTATTTCAAAGAAAAGGCAAGCCTCATTGTGGTTTAAGGTCGCAAATGAATTAAGTTCCCATGCTTTAGAAGATCAAAGCATGAAGATAATAGAATCAAGTTACGACCATCTGGAAGATCAATTAAAGGCTTGCCTTCTTTACATGGGATTGTTTCCAGAAGATTACAATTTTCCAGTTTATATTTTACTAAAGTTGTGGATGGCTGAAAATTTTGTACAGAATTCGGACACAGATAACTTGGAGGAAGCATATACAAATTTCTTGAATGATCTAGCGAGCAAAAGCCTTGTAATGGTTTCTAAAAGGAGAGACAATGGTGAGATAAAGTACTGCACTCTTCATGATGTAGTGCGTGAGTTTTGCTTGAGAAAACTTGCAAAAGAAAAGTATATGCAGGTCATAATCCCATATAATCCAGACCAATCTTTAGGTGCAAAGGAACCTCGATTATGTATGTATGTTCATGACGATCTGGCCAAGCAGTTGATGGAGCATGAATATTCATTGAATAAAATTCCAACGTTGGCGGAGTTGAGTGAAGTAGGATCTCTTGAGTTCATTGCTCATCCAAAACTCTGTAAATGGGACCTGAGTTTGACAAATCATGTCCTTTTACTTGATTGCATTAGACTTATTCGGGTGTTGGATTTGTCGAAGGTCTACTTGAATGTAGGTTATTGGGCTAGGGCAATGCAAGCAGTAACTCACTTGAGGTATCTTGCAATATGGACCGAAAAATTTGATTTCCGGTGGGTATCACACTTACTCGATCTACAAACTTTGCGGGTGGGGTGGCGGCCTAAGTCATTAGGACGTAAGATATCCCCTGCTGGTCTTTGGAAAATGCAGAAGCTAAGGCATGTGGATATCAAGGAAATTGAATTCAAATGGGAAGAGAATGATCGAGCAATTTTCGAAGAATCTTCACAAACTGTGTTACCGAACTTGAAGTCTTTCGGGAAATGCTGTATATATTTGGCTGATATGACTCCGGAGTTCTGGTGGAGATTTCCAAATATTGAACAACTCAAGCTCCACATTGTTGAACCGATTTTACCTATTTTACAACTGAATCTTGGAGAACTCCCACTTCAATCTCTCGAAGTGGGCTTCTCAGAAGACGTGCCTCACGTAAGAATCGGAAGGGGCAGCTGTATTGTTTTCCCCTCAAATCTAAAGGATTTGTCCATTCATAGAATTGTCCTAACAGAAAAAGTTGTTTCAAATATTGCAAGACTGCAAAATCTTGAGAGACTCAAACTACGTAGAATACACTTCAAGGATGAAGATATCAAATGTTGGGATGTAGGTGATTACAAGTTCCCAGCACTCAAATATTTGAACTTAAAAGTTGTTTATATGACCGAATGGCGCTCCTCAGAGGCATCCTTCCCCGTGCTAGAGAAACTGGTTATACGTCGTTGTGAGAAGCTTCAAGAGATCCCGTCTAGCTTCGCAGATATCCAAACACTGAAGTTGATCAGATTGACGGGCTGCATGAAGTCAGTTGAGGATTCAGCTCTCAACATTAAAAAAGAAGTAGAAGATATCACAGGATGTGACTCTCTCCAAGTTCAAGTTGATTTTAAAAATATGCCTCATGGAAGAAAAGATAACGATTTACGAATATTTAAAATTGttgtttattaa